A single Streptomyces sp. Edi2 DNA region contains:
- a CDS encoding LCP family protein: protein MNQWQGGTSRSSGAENGGGWSGDQSGNRYGHGSGSAEPEGARAMPQVRRDAGPGYQRHEPPLPQSMSPRRGAAVPPQQSQGYDDAHDGYNTGQVYGGGRGGGDGYDDGRGRAGRPRPQWGRRIKWTVIALVAVLAVASVATYFWADGKLRRKVDLSKVIDRPATGDGTNYLIVGSDSREGMSAADKQKLHTGSAEGKRTDSMMILHDGSNGPTLISLPRDSDVEIPTYIGSSSGKKYPGTGRHTKLNAAYAEDGPELLVRTVEYNTKLHIDHYVEIGFAGFANIVDAIGGVEMDIPKAFKDKNSGADFPAGKQTLNGQQALAFVRTRHAFAGQDLDRTKNQQKFLATLASQTATPGTVLNPFKLYPTMGAGLDTLIVDKDMSLWSLGNMFFAMKGVTGGEGKSMNMPISGSTGGNLVWDKAKLRQLVQQLNNDEKVTVSGN, encoded by the coding sequence ATGAATCAGTGGCAAGGGGGCACCTCCCGTTCGAGCGGAGCCGAGAATGGGGGCGGGTGGTCCGGCGACCAGAGCGGCAACCGGTACGGACACGGCAGCGGCAGTGCCGAGCCGGAGGGTGCGCGCGCGATGCCACAGGTGCGTCGCGACGCGGGCCCCGGCTATCAGCGGCACGAGCCTCCGCTGCCGCAGTCGATGTCCCCGCGCCGGGGCGCGGCCGTGCCGCCGCAGCAGTCCCAGGGCTACGACGACGCCCACGACGGATACAACACCGGCCAGGTCTACGGCGGCGGCCGCGGTGGCGGTGACGGCTACGACGACGGCCGCGGCCGCGCCGGCCGGCCGCGCCCCCAGTGGGGCCGGCGCATCAAGTGGACGGTCATCGCCCTGGTCGCCGTGCTGGCGGTCGCCTCGGTGGCCACCTACTTCTGGGCCGACGGCAAGCTCCGCCGCAAGGTGGACCTGAGCAAGGTCATCGACCGGCCGGCGACGGGTGACGGCACGAACTACCTGATCGTCGGCTCGGACAGCCGTGAGGGCATGTCCGCCGCGGACAAGCAGAAGCTGCACACCGGCTCCGCCGAGGGCAAGCGCACCGACTCCATGATGATCCTGCACGACGGCAGCAACGGCCCGACACTGATATCCCTGCCGCGCGACTCGGACGTGGAGATACCCACCTACATCGGCTCGTCCTCCGGCAAGAAGTACCCGGGCACCGGACGGCACACCAAGCTCAACGCGGCCTACGCCGAGGACGGCCCGGAGCTGCTGGTGCGCACCGTCGAGTACAACACCAAGCTGCACATCGACCACTACGTCGAGATCGGCTTCGCCGGCTTCGCCAACATCGTGGACGCCATCGGCGGCGTCGAGATGGACATCCCCAAGGCGTTCAAGGACAAGAACTCCGGCGCCGACTTCCCGGCCGGCAAGCAGACGCTCAACGGCCAGCAGGCGCTCGCCTTCGTCCGCACCCGGCACGCCTTCGCCGGCCAGGACCTGGACCGTACGAAGAACCAGCAGAAGTTCCTGGCGACCCTGGCGAGCCAGACCGCCACCCCCGGCACGGTCCTCAACCCCTTCAAGCTCTACCCGACCATGGGCGCCGGCCTGGACACGCTCATCGTCGACAAGGACATGAGCCTGTGGTCCCTGGGCAACATGTTCTTCGCGATGAAGGGCGTCACCGGCGGTGAGGGCAAGTCGATGAACATGCCGATCTCCGGCTCCACCGGCGGCAACCTGGTCTGGGACAAGGCCAAGCTCCGCCAGCTGGTCCAGCAGCTGAACAACGATGAGAAGGTCACGGTCTCCGGCAACTGA
- a CDS encoding UDP-glucose/GDP-mannose dehydrogenase family protein: MALKITVIGTGYLGATHAAAMAELGFEVLGLDVVPEKIEMLQRGEVPMYEPGLEELLRRHADGIEGSTGRLRFTTSYEEAGAFGDVHFVCVNTPQKHGEYACDMSYVESAFDALAPHLTRPALVVGKSTVPVGSAARLAERLAAAAPAGAQVELAWNPEFLREGFAVKDTLHPDRIVVGVAGERAEELLREVYAAPIAEGSPFIVMDYPTSELVKASANSFLATKISFINAMAEVCEAADGDVVKLAEAIGHDDRIGKKFLRAGIGFGGGCLPKDLRAFMARAGELGADQALTFLREIDSINMRRRGHMVELTRDAVGGGFLGKRVAVLGATFKPDSDDVRDSPALNVAGQIHLQGGQVTVYDPKGMENARRLFPTLSYADTALDAVRGADVVLHLTEWREFRELDPAALGDIVAERRILDGRNALDPALWRKAGWTYRALGRPSA, from the coding sequence ATGGCCCTCAAGATCACCGTGATCGGCACCGGCTACCTCGGCGCGACCCACGCCGCGGCCATGGCCGAGCTGGGCTTCGAGGTGCTGGGGCTCGATGTGGTGCCCGAGAAGATCGAGATGCTGCAGCGGGGCGAGGTCCCGATGTACGAGCCCGGTCTGGAGGAGCTGCTGCGCCGCCATGCCGACGGGATCGAGGGATCGACCGGCCGGCTGCGCTTCACCACCTCCTACGAGGAGGCCGGGGCCTTCGGCGACGTCCACTTCGTCTGTGTGAACACCCCGCAGAAGCACGGTGAGTACGCCTGTGACATGTCGTACGTGGAGAGCGCCTTCGACGCGCTGGCCCCGCACCTGACCCGGCCCGCCCTCGTGGTCGGCAAGTCGACGGTGCCGGTGGGCAGCGCGGCCCGGCTCGCCGAGCGGCTGGCCGCGGCCGCCCCGGCCGGCGCGCAGGTGGAGCTGGCCTGGAACCCGGAGTTCCTGCGCGAGGGGTTCGCCGTCAAGGACACCCTGCACCCCGACCGGATCGTCGTGGGCGTGGCCGGTGAGCGGGCCGAGGAGCTGCTGCGCGAGGTGTATGCCGCCCCGATCGCCGAGGGCTCGCCGTTCATCGTCATGGACTACCCGACGTCCGAGCTGGTGAAGGCCTCGGCCAACTCCTTCCTGGCGACGAAGATCTCCTTCATCAACGCCATGGCGGAGGTCTGCGAGGCGGCCGACGGCGATGTGGTCAAGCTCGCCGAGGCCATCGGGCACGACGACCGGATCGGCAAGAAGTTCCTGCGGGCCGGCATCGGCTTCGGCGGCGGCTGCCTGCCCAAGGACCTGCGGGCCTTCATGGCGCGCGCCGGCGAACTGGGCGCCGACCAGGCCCTGACGTTCCTGCGCGAGATCGACTCGATCAACATGCGGCGCCGCGGTCACATGGTCGAGCTGACCCGCGACGCGGTCGGCGGCGGCTTCCTCGGCAAGCGGGTCGCCGTACTGGGCGCGACCTTCAAGCCGGACTCGGACGACGTCCGCGACTCCCCCGCGCTCAACGTCGCCGGCCAGATCCACCTGCAGGGCGGCCAGGTGACGGTCTACGACCCCAAGGGCATGGAGAACGCCCGGCGCCTCTTCCCGACGCTGAGCTACGCCGACACCGCCCTGGACGCCGTACGCGGCGCCGACGTCGTGCTTCACCTCACGGAGTGGCGGGAGTTCCGCGAACTGGACCCCGCCGCGTTGGGCGACATCGTCGCCGAACGCCGCATCCTGGACGGCCGCAACGCGCTTGACCCGGCGCTGTGGCGCAAGGCGGGCTGGACGTACCGGGCGCTCGGACGCCCTTCCGCGTAG
- a CDS encoding acyl-CoA thioesterase, whose product MTELVTDSAEDEIVGKPTSVSRITLSHIMTAGDTNLLGTVHGGVIMKLVDDAAGAVAGRHSGGPAVTASMDEMAFLEPVRIGDLIHVRAQVNWTGRSSMEVGVRVLAERWNESSPPQQVGSAYLVFAAVDEQGKPRRVPPVLPETERDRRRYQEAQIRRTHRLARRRAIMELRERRAAEGLDDA is encoded by the coding sequence ATGACCGAACTCGTCACCGACAGCGCCGAGGACGAGATCGTGGGCAAGCCCACGTCCGTGTCCCGCATCACACTCAGCCACATCATGACGGCCGGCGACACCAACCTCCTCGGAACGGTGCACGGCGGCGTGATCATGAAGCTCGTCGACGACGCGGCGGGCGCCGTGGCCGGGCGCCACTCCGGCGGGCCCGCCGTCACCGCCTCGATGGACGAGATGGCCTTCCTCGAACCGGTCAGGATCGGCGATCTCATCCACGTCCGCGCCCAGGTCAACTGGACCGGCCGCTCCTCGATGGAGGTCGGCGTACGGGTGCTGGCCGAGCGCTGGAACGAATCCAGCCCGCCCCAGCAGGTCGGCTCCGCCTACCTGGTCTTCGCCGCCGTCGACGAGCAGGGCAAGCCGCGCCGGGTGCCGCCGGTGCTCCCCGAGACCGAGCGCGACCGGCGCCGCTACCAGGAGGCGCAGATCCGCCGGACGCACCGCCTCGCCCGGCGGCGCGCGATCATGGAGCTGCGCGAACGGCGCGCCGCGGAAGGACTCGACGACGCATAG
- a CDS encoding LCP family protein, which yields MTAPFRSPRPARRRAARPNPRRRPPGPRWGLRIGAVASVLLLAASGVGHAVVTGVESGIGRVDAFTGMSNRPGGGDGLNFLVVGTDGRDKLTPGEKRRYHLGGAPCHCTDTLMLVHLSADRDRASVVSLPRDSYAEVPAHTDAVTGRPRAQHAIKLNAAYAEGGPSLTVRTVEHMTGVHIDHYLEVDFTSFMRSVDAVGGVEVCTVRPLRDSYTGLDLPVGKSRLSGGQALQYVRSRHVDGSADLGRMQRQQRFLASLIHKITSSGVLLNPIRFRDVADTMLGSVRADSGFAAGDLVDLGQAMRGFTPSSSEFTSVPLRNVAQPVPGVGSTVRWDPVQAPKLFQAIREDKPLAVHRDRKEPRARVVDVPPGQVQVQVGDGSERPGPDAAVARELHATGFATTGAPGASPLGRAPRTVIAYDPRWDRSARSLAAALPGAELRPVAGRGPVMQVTVGRDHQAVQRVRAEEPPQKPGGIAAITGDEAVCT from the coding sequence GTGACCGCGCCGTTCCGCTCCCCCCGTCCGGCCAGGCGCCGTGCCGCCCGGCCGAACCCGCGCCGGCGCCCGCCCGGCCCGCGCTGGGGGCTGCGGATCGGCGCGGTCGCGTCCGTGCTGCTGCTGGCCGCGAGCGGTGTCGGGCACGCCGTGGTCACCGGCGTGGAGAGCGGCATCGGCCGGGTGGACGCCTTCACGGGCATGAGCAACCGGCCCGGAGGCGGCGACGGGCTGAACTTCCTGGTCGTCGGCACGGACGGGCGCGACAAGCTCACCCCCGGCGAGAAGCGGAGGTACCACCTCGGCGGCGCGCCCTGCCACTGCACCGACACCCTGATGCTGGTGCATCTCTCCGCCGACCGGGACCGCGCCAGCGTGGTCAGCCTCCCCCGCGACTCCTATGCCGAGGTCCCCGCGCACACGGACGCGGTCACCGGCCGGCCGCGCGCCCAGCACGCCATCAAGCTGAACGCTGCCTACGCCGAGGGCGGCCCCAGCCTCACCGTGCGGACCGTCGAGCACATGACGGGGGTGCACATCGACCACTATCTGGAGGTCGACTTCACCAGCTTCATGCGCAGCGTGGACGCGGTCGGCGGGGTGGAGGTCTGCACCGTACGGCCGCTGCGCGACAGCTATACGGGCCTGGATCTGCCGGTCGGAAAGTCGCGGCTGAGCGGCGGCCAGGCACTGCAGTACGTGCGCTCCCGGCATGTCGACGGCTCCGCCGACCTCGGCCGGATGCAGCGCCAGCAGCGCTTCCTCGCCTCCCTCATCCACAAGATCACCTCCTCCGGAGTGCTGTTGAACCCGATCCGCTTCCGGGACGTCGCGGACACGATGCTGGGATCCGTACGCGCCGACTCGGGCTTCGCGGCGGGCGACCTGGTCGATCTCGGGCAGGCGATGCGCGGCTTCACCCCCTCGTCCTCGGAGTTCACCTCCGTCCCGCTGCGCAATGTGGCCCAGCCGGTGCCCGGCGTCGGTTCGACCGTGCGGTGGGATCCGGTGCAGGCGCCGAAGCTCTTCCAGGCGATCCGCGAGGACAAGCCGCTCGCGGTGCACCGGGACCGCAAGGAGCCGCGGGCCAGGGTCGTGGACGTACCGCCGGGGCAGGTCCAGGTGCAGGTCGGCGACGGCAGCGAGCGGCCGGGACCGGATGCCGCGGTGGCCAGGGAACTGCATGCCACCGGGTTCGCCACCACCGGCGCGCCCGGCGCCTCCCCCCTCGGCAGGGCGCCGCGCACGGTCATCGCCTACGACCCGCGCTGGGACCGCTCGGCCCGCTCGCTGGCCGCCGCACTGCCGGGCGCCGAGCTGCGCCCGGTGGCCGGGCGGGGGCCGGTGATGCAGGTGACGGTCGGCCGGGACCACCAGGCCGTGCAGCGGGTACGGGCCGAGGAGCCGCCGCAGAAGCCGGGCGGCATCGCGGCGATCACCGGTGACGAGGCGGTGTGCACATGA
- a CDS encoding acyl-CoA dehydrogenase family protein, translating to MAGTADFDLYRPSEEHDMLRESVRSLAEAKIAPFAAAVDEEARFPQEALDALVANDLHAVHVPEAYGGAGADALATVIVIEEVARVCGSSSLIPAVNKLGSLPVILSGSEELKAKYLGPLAKGDTMFSYCLSEPDAGSDAAGMKTKAVRDGDHYILNGVKRWITNAGVSDSYTVMAVTDPEKRSKGISAFVVEKGDEGVSFGAPEKKLGIKGSPTREVYLDNVRIPADRMIGAEGTGFATAMKTLDHTRITIAAQALGIAQGALDYAKGYVQERKQFGKPIGDFQGVQFMLADMAMKVEAARQLTYAAAARSERISAGGKNEDLTFFGAAAKCYASDAAMEITTDAVQLLGGYGYTRDYPVERMMRDAKITQIYEGTNQVQRIVMARNLPQ from the coding sequence GTGGCGGGAACCGCTGATTTCGATCTGTACCGGCCGTCCGAGGAGCACGACATGCTCCGCGAGTCGGTGCGCTCGCTCGCCGAGGCGAAAATCGCGCCGTTCGCCGCCGCGGTGGACGAGGAGGCCCGCTTCCCGCAGGAGGCGCTCGACGCGCTGGTCGCCAACGACCTGCACGCCGTCCACGTACCGGAGGCCTACGGCGGTGCCGGCGCCGACGCGCTGGCGACCGTCATCGTCATCGAGGAGGTGGCCCGCGTCTGCGGTTCGTCCTCCCTCATACCGGCGGTCAACAAGCTCGGCTCGCTCCCGGTGATCCTCTCCGGCTCCGAGGAGCTGAAGGCGAAGTACCTGGGCCCGCTGGCCAAGGGCGACACGATGTTCTCGTACTGCCTCAGCGAGCCGGACGCCGGCTCCGACGCGGCCGGTATGAAGACCAAGGCCGTCCGCGACGGCGACCACTACATCCTCAACGGCGTCAAGCGCTGGATCACCAACGCCGGCGTCAGCGACTCCTACACGGTGATGGCCGTCACCGACCCGGAGAAGCGCTCCAAGGGCATCTCGGCCTTCGTCGTCGAGAAGGGCGACGAGGGGGTCTCGTTCGGCGCCCCGGAGAAGAAGCTCGGCATCAAGGGCTCCCCGACCCGCGAGGTCTACCTCGACAACGTCCGGATCCCCGCCGACCGCATGATCGGCGCCGAGGGCACCGGCTTCGCCACCGCCATGAAGACCCTGGACCACACCCGCATCACCATCGCGGCCCAGGCCCTCGGCATCGCCCAGGGCGCCCTGGACTACGCCAAGGGCTACGTCCAGGAGCGCAAGCAGTTCGGCAAGCCGATCGGCGACTTCCAGGGCGTCCAGTTCATGCTCGCCGACATGGCCATGAAGGTGGAGGCGGCCCGTCAGCTCACCTACGCCGCGGCCGCCCGCTCCGAGCGGATCTCGGCCGGCGGCAAGAACGAGGACCTGACGTTCTTCGGCGCCGCGGCCAAGTGCTATGCCTCGGACGCCGCCATGGAGATCACCACGGACGCCGTCCAACTGCTCGGCGGCTACGGCTACACCCGTGACTACCCCGTCGAGCGGATGATGCGCGACGCCAAGATCACCCAGATCTACGAGGGCACCAACCAGGTCCAGCGGATCGTGATGGCGCGCAACCTGCCGCAGTAA
- a CDS encoding VanZ family protein — protein sequence MWQVVLDVTPTAVTLFLVLGLAGAMAFALWTALTPGSTAPRTTARLLLAGWLLLFLVVTLTPSQPIGSGDATVWWRPGEGLFDLGSQLEPGELAMLVRRQIATAALFVPASLLLRFAAPRTSAAAAFLLGVGLCLVVETAQLLMRAGRIADIDDVICAAAGTVTGAGLALLGQLAVAAMRRRVLPRRAVRAAP from the coding sequence GTGTGGCAGGTAGTGCTGGACGTCACCCCCACCGCGGTGACGCTCTTCCTGGTCCTGGGGCTGGCGGGGGCGATGGCGTTCGCCCTGTGGACGGCGCTCACCCCCGGCAGCACCGCGCCGCGCACCACGGCCCGGCTGCTGCTGGCCGGCTGGCTGCTGCTGTTCCTGGTGGTGACGCTCACGCCGAGCCAGCCGATCGGCTCCGGGGACGCGACGGTGTGGTGGCGGCCCGGTGAGGGGCTGTTCGATCTGGGGTCGCAGCTGGAGCCCGGGGAGCTGGCGATGCTGGTGCGGCGGCAGATCGCGACCGCCGCGCTGTTCGTGCCCGCGTCGCTGCTGCTGAGGTTTGCGGCGCCGCGCACCTCGGCCGCCGCGGCGTTCCTGCTGGGCGTGGGCCTGTGCCTGGTCGTCGAGACGGCACAGCTGCTGATGCGGGCCGGGCGGATCGCCGATATCGACGATGTGATCTGCGCGGCGGCGGGCACCGTGACGGGAGCGGGGCTGGCGCTGCTCGGGCAGCTGGCGGTCGCCGCTATGCGTCGTCGAGTCCTTCCGCGGCGCGCCGTTCGCGCAGCTCCATGA